One window of Prionailurus bengalensis isolate Pbe53 chromosome B1, Fcat_Pben_1.1_paternal_pri, whole genome shotgun sequence genomic DNA carries:
- the LOC122469499 gene encoding peptidyl-prolyl cis-trans isomerase A-like has protein sequence MVNPTVFFDIAVDVEPLGHISFELFADKILKTAETFCALSTGEKAHRSWHPVHDECWTQRDGSRFFFCTTKPEWLDGKHVVFGKVKEGTNIAKAMERFGSRSRKTSKKIAIADCGQI, from the coding sequence ATGGTCAACCCCACTGTGTTCTTCGACATCGCTGTGGACGTCGAGCCCTTGGGCCACATCTCCTTCGAGCTGTTTGCAgacaaaattctaaaaacagCAGAAACATTTTGTGCTCTGAGCACTGGGGAGAAAGCACACAGGTCCTGGCATCCTGTGCATGATGAATGCTGGACCCAACGTGACGGTTCCCGGTTTTTCTTCTGCACCACCAAGCCGGAGTGGTTGGATGGCAAGCACGTGGTGTTTGGTAAGGTGAAGGAGGGCACGAACATCGCCAAAGCCATGGAACGTTTTGGGTCCAGGAGCCGCAAGACCAGCAAGAAGATCGCCATTGCTGACTGTGGACAAATCTAA